Part of the Pseudanabaena sp. FACHB-2040 genome is shown below.
ACACCTCAAGCACTGCAACAAGCACTGAGGCAAATTGTCACCGAGGAGATTTCAGAAAGCAATGCCATTGCTTGGTTCGCTCACTGTGGCTTATTCACGTGAAATTCGCTGTAGCTACATAGTCCGTTGCGTTCCCTTTTTTACGGTCACCCGTTTCGTCGATGATGAGGATGATGGGGATATCGCCAAGCACTGACTTCACCAACTGCAATCGTCTTGACCTTAATTGGCTTGTGTCCCACACCGCAGGATGCAGAAAGTGATGCAGGTTCTGGCTATCTTTGAGCCCAACAACCCGAGCAATAGCAGATAAGCTTTTACGGGGGAGTTCGCCCATTGGACCAACATGGAGGTACTTAAAACACTCAAAGCTGCGAACATCGTTAAACAGGTTTCGGTAGGCTTGGCAGTACTCATCCACAAAACTAACGGTTCGGCGGGCAATACGAGGAATAACCATCGCTCCTACCCTATTACAACTCTTCTTCCTTCAGTTTACTTCCACCAAAGTGACCAAAGAGGGGTTAATTAGGGTTCTATCACTTGAGGCGGAGCCATTGGTTGCCTTGCTCAGCATTTAAGGGTGGGGAGAACCAATAGCCTTGGCCAAATTCGCACCCCAGTCCCTTTAAGACGTCGAGTTCGGCTTCTGTTTCTATGCCCTCGGCAACGACATCCATATCTAGGCTGTGGGCCAAGGTAAGGATCATCTGCACCGTCTCTGGAGAACTCTGATTCAGGCGTTTCACAAAAGAGCGGTCAATCTTAAGCGTATCAATGGGAAACTCATGCAGCCGACCAAGGGAAGAGTAGCCTGTGCCAAAGTCATCGATGCAAAGTCCTACACCCAACGCCTTTAACCGTTTCAGGGATTGAGCCTCGGAGGTAAAGGTTTCGAGGATGCAGCTTTCGGTAATCTCTAGCTTCAGGCACTCTTTAGGAATTTGGGTCGCCTGTAAGACTGACTCTAGCCGCTCAGCTAACTCGGTCTGCTTGAGCTGCATGGCTGACAAATTAACGTTCATAGTCAGCGGGATGGCATGGGAAGTCAGCTCTAACCAGCGCACGAGCTGCTGGCAGGCTTCTTCTACAACCCACCAGCCAATTGCGTTAATGAGGCCAGTTTCTTCGGCCACGGGAATAAATTCCAGCGGGGAGACGAGCCCTCGCGAGGGGTGCTGCCAGCGCACTAAGGCTTCAAAGCCTCTCACCTGACCGGTGGCTAGGGAAACAATTGGCTGGTAGTAGAGGCAAAATTCCTGAGCATCAATGGCTCGACGCAAGTCATTCTCGATTTGGAGCCGGTTTGCCACTTGGGTCTGCATGGCAGGGTCGAATACCACATACTGATTTCGTCCCTTTGCTTTGGCCTGGTACAGGGCAATATCGGCATCTCGCAGTACGTGGGTGGCAATTTGATAGTTTAGGGTGCTGTAGGTAATGCCGGTGCTGGCGGTGGAGAAGACTTCGTAATCGTCCACCTTAAAGGGCTGGGAAAACTGTTCCTGAATGCGCTGAGCGAGCTCAATAGCGTCATCCGGATGAAGCAAATCTTCTAGCAAGATTGCAAACTCGTCGCCGCCGAAACGGGCCACAATATCGGTGGAGCGCACGCAGCTTTGTAACCGTTGACTGGCCAGTTTTAAGAATTCATCTCCGATTAAATGACCCAAACTATCGTTAATATTTTTAAACCGATCTAAGTCCGTAAACAGCACTGCATAGAGCTGGTTAGGGGAGTGAGAACCGCTTTGGATGGTATGGTTTAGTAACTTCATGAAGCAAGAGCGATTGGGCAGATTCGTTAAGCCGTCATATAGGGCATCATGCTGTAGCTTCTCGTTAGCCTGGAAGAGCTGCAACTGGAGTTTTTGCAAACTCGTCAAGGACTGTGTCAGATTTTGGTTGCTGAGCTGCAAGTCCTGATACAAATTGGCATTCTCAAACGAAATAGCGGCCTGGGTGCAGAGAATTTCCAAAATATGAATTCGATCGGCAGTAAAAGCCCCCGTGGTTAGGTTATTTTCCAGGTAAAGAACACCAATTGCATGCTTCTTATGGATCAACGGTAACCCTAATACCGATTTGAGCGAGTGCTGCCTCAGGTAGGGGTCGGCAGCAAATCGCGGCTCGACCCGCATGTCGTCGATTACGAGGGGGGCAGTGGTGCGATAGACAAAGCGAATAAGGCTAATGGGCAGGTTGCGGCTATTTTGAAGGGGCACCAGATTCACCTGGACGGTTTTACCGTTTAGGCACTGGGCCACCACGGTAAGCTGATCGGCTTGTCGCAAGACCAGAGCACCGCGTTCGGCCCCCGCATTTTCTAGCACCAGCTGCATCAGGATGACGATCAGCTGATCGGACTGCAGCTCTTGTGAGATTGCCTGTGAAGCCTCAATGACAGCGGCCAAATCTAGGGCCGCGGTGTTACTGGTGTGGCTGCTGACATCATCACTGGGGTTGAGCACTCCTAGCGATGGCGGCAGCGTGGATAGAACCCCTTGTAAGGGTTCAGGATAGAGGGATTCGAGCTGTTGGGTTTTGGCCTGGGCCCCCCAATGGGCGTAGCTATAGTAGGCAGCTTGCAGGTAGGGTTGAGCCAGCTTTGCTCGCCCCCAAATTAAGTAGAATCTGGCGGCCAGTTCATTAGCTAGACCCTCATCCTGTATGAAGCCATTGGCTTTGGCGGTGTCGATTGCTGTATCGTAAGCCGTCATGGCATCTAGATAGCGACCTTCTACCCGGGCAGTTTCGGCCTCAACCAGTTGCCAACGATGGCGGTGATTGCTGGGAGCCTCTCTGGCCCAGTAGGCTAACTTTTCCTGCTGTTGCTGAATGCGTTGCCAGCGAACGGTCTGCTCGGAAAGGGGGGCCTGGTTGTAGAGAGCTAGCTGAATCAGGGCATCGTAGAAGGAATAGAGGGCGATGGGGAACTGGGCTCGGCCTCCATCTAGGTAAGTAGCCACCTGATCGCTCTCCTTGGCTGCCTGCTCAAGTTGCCCGAACAGGTAGTAAAGTACGGTCTGGTTGAAGTGGTAGTGGAAGAGGGATGTGCGATCGCAATGCTCCTGGTGAAACTGCACCGACGTCTCGGCCTCATACACCGACCCGCTCAATCGCCAGGGGGTTTCCCCCTCCCCCAACAAATTGAGCACCGCCTGTTGGACGATTTCCAGGCACTTCAGGGACACCTGCTTGAGCTGGCGCAGGGTTTGGTGATAGGCGGCTAGCTCCGTTGCCAAGTCCTTCAGGGCGTGTCCAGCGAAATAGGCGTAGTGCCCATAGGCCTGAGCGTTGAGCACGACACATTCTAGATCCCCCGTTTCCAGACCACTCTGGTACGCCTTGACAAAGGCTGGTAGGGTAGAGCGAACGGGGTCGCGCCAGTGGCTGATGAAGTTGTGGACCAGATACCCAGCCCGGCTCTTGCCGGCAGTAGCCTGAAGTTGCTCCAACAGACCGAGTGCTAGTTGACCAAACCCATAGCCCGCTTCAATGTCTCCCATGCTACACAGCGCCATGCCATAGCCTGCATAGGAAAAAATTGAAACCGAACTGTTGCCAAAACGCAGGGAAAATTCAACCTGCCTTGCCATCAGCAGCGGCATCAGGGCCGGCAGCGCCCGATAGGCCGGAGCCGTTAGCTTTGTCATAATCTGCATAGCCGCTAGCCGCTGAGCATCCTCCATCTCTGGCAACGCCAACAGGCTCAGAGGATCTTGCCCAGCCCAAAGCTGGCGAGTTTCGGCCAGAGCTTGCTGCACCTGGGCAGGGGAAGGTTGTGCTGACAAGTCAACTTCCAGAGCGCGCAGCACTTCTAGCCCCGTGTGCACCGCAGCGAGGTAATTTCCCTGAGCCCGATCGGCCAGCAACCGCACCTCGTAAATGGACACCTGATCTAGCAGGGTGCGGGCATGGCAGGTAGTGATAGTAGCCCACTGCTGCATTTGGTCAAAGTTGGCACACAGGTAGGCGGCTTCGGTAATGTCTTGATACAGGGCTAGGGCCAGATCGTACTGGTGTTGCCAGGGATCGGCTGCTAGTAGGGCGATGCCCTGACGCAGGTAGTCCACCGCCGCTTGATAGGCTGTTGCCGCTTTAGCCTTGCGGCCTGCCTGCAAATTTAGCTGGGCCAGCTGTTCCCGTTCAGAGGCCGCTGTCAGCAGCGCCTGCCCCTCATTTAAGTGATTGACAATGGCAAACAGCTGCTCTTCTCGCTGGGCCAGAGACAGTTTGTGCAGCAAAAGCTGACCGATGGTGAGATGGATCTGGGGCCGCTGACCTGCTGAAATCAGGGAGTAAGCTGCCTGCTGAATGCGGTCGTGCAGAAACCTGTAGCTCAGCTCTGAGGTATCTAGGGGCGGTAGGGGCTGGCCTAGGCTATCCTCGGTCTCGGGGAAAAAGGTATATACGCCGCTTTGAGGCAGCACCAGTCCCAGTTCCAGAGCGCTCCATAGCGCGATCGCAACTTCGGTTTCGGGTTGCTCTGATGCCAGCGCCAGTGTCCCCAAGCTAAATGGGTTACCGATGCAGGCTGCCAGCTTCAGTATCGCCTGGGTTGTGGGCACCAGCTTTTGCAGCTGCTGGGCCATGAACGTCACGACATCCTCGCCCAGGGCCGCTAGGCGGGCTTGGGCCATTTTGCACTGCCAAGCCCCCTGAGTTGGATCGAAGATGATGGTGCCGTCCTGGTGCAGGGTCTGCAAAAACTGGGTAGCAAAAAACGGGTTGCCGCCAGTCTTTTGGTAGACCAGATCGGCTAGGGGCTGGGCCAGGGGCACAGGACAAACCAGAGCGTCTGCCACCAGCTGGCTAAGACTCTGAGCCGACAGCGGCTCCAGGGTAATGGTGTTAATCGTTGCCCCACTTTGACGCAAGGTCTCCAGGGTCAGCGTCAGTGGGTGCGCCGGGGCCACCTCGTTATTGCGGTAGGCTCCAATCAGCAGTAGATAGGGACATTGCAGGTCGCCCACAAGCAAATTCATCAGCTGGAGCGAGACCAGATCGGCCCACTGCAAGTCATCCAAAAACACCACTAAGGGGTGCTGGAGCGCGGCAAACACCTGGATAAAGTTTTGAAATAGAAGGTTAAAGCGATGTTGCGCCGCCTGAGCTGAAAGTTCCACAGGAGCAGGCTGAGAGCCGATAATTTGCTCCAGCTCGGGAATCACATCAATTAGCAGCTGACCATTGGTGCCCAAGGCCCGCAGGATATTGACGCGCCATTCCTGGAGGCGTGCTTCGGGCTCGCTCAGGAGATGTCGAATTAGCTCTCGCAACGCCATCAAAAAGCCCGAAAAAGGGATGTTGCGCTTAAGCTGGTCAAACTTGCCCCGAACGAAGTAGCCCCGCTGGCGCACAATGGGCTTCTGCACTTCATTGACCACGGCTGTTTTGCCCACACCCGAGTGGCCTGCGACCAGCATTATTTCGCCGCCTGCCGCACCAACCCCGCTGACGCGCTCAAAGGCGGCTAGCACTGCCGCCACTTCCCACTCCCGGCCGTAGAGCTTTTCGGGAATCAAAAAGCGGCTACTCCGATCTCGCCGGCCTATGGGAAATAGGGCAACTTTCCCCGTCTGTTCAAGCTGAATTCGGCAACACTCGAGGTCGTGGCGCAGCCCAACGGCACTCTGATAGCGGTCCTCCGGATTTTTCGCCATCAGCTTGTTGACCAAAGCAGCAATTCCCTCAGGTACACTCGGCTGAATGCTTTGGATAGGTGGCGGTGACTTGGCAATGTGACAATACAACAGGCCCATTGGGGTATCTGCGGTAAAAGGCCTCTGCCCGGTTAACAGTTCGTATAGGGTGACGCCGAGGGAGTAGTAGTCGGTGCGGTAGTCTACGGCACGATTGATGCGTCCAGTTTGTTCTGGCGAGATGTAGGCTAGGGTTCCTTCTAACGTTCCGCAGCGCTGACTTGGAGCCGCTTCTCGTGGTAAGTGGGAGGCCAAACTAAAATCGGTTAGCTTCACCTGCCGGGTTTTGGGATGAATTAGCAGGTTGCTGGGCTTAATGTCTTTGTGAATGATGCCGTGGTCGTTCAGAAGCTGCAGGATATCAGCAATCTGTTCGGCAATCTCCAAAAACTCCATCAGGCTCAATCCAGGATTGCCCGCGGCCCGGTGTTGGTCCAGCCACTGCTTGAGAGAAATTCCCCTAAAGTCTTCTAGAACCAGCGCGTAGCTCTGGCGGTATGACAAAAGCTCGTAGGGCTGCACAATGCTGGGAAACTTTAACCTGCGTGCGATCTCAAACTGATTGCGAAATTGCATCAACTCATCCAGCGTTGGCCGCTCACTGCGCAACACTTTAACCGCTACTGCCTGACCATCAGAAATCCTCTCCCCTCGGTAAACCAGGCTCTTAGTCCCTAAGTGCAGCTTATCCAAGAGGCAGTATCCAGGCAGCTCAATCATCGGATGAGACCTTGAACGTTACTCTTTATTCTTCCCCACCTTACCTAGCTTGACGAGAGACACCTCAATTTGAATTCCGCAAATTCTGGTACGAGGTTGAGGACATCATAGAGAGTTTGGAGCAGGCATCTATGCTTCTGGAGGGGAAACTGCATGACGAGGTCAGCGAGTGAAGCCAGAGGTCGGCCTGATAGCTTCCAAGCCCTACGCTGCCTCGGCCAACTACATCAACACCATGAGCAACTACTGCAAGGGCTGCACCACAACCCCAAAGACCGCACTACTGAAAAAGCCTGTCCCTTCAACCTGATGTACTGGGACTTTTTAGCCCGCTACTATGAAAAGCTCCAACCCAACCCGCGCATGCGCCAAATCCTGCGAAACCTGGAGCGCATCCCCACTGACGAACTCCAGCACATTCGCCAAAAAGCCGCCGACTGGCGCACCCAGCACGCTCACACCGAGCACCTCCTGCCCGACACGCCCAAGCCGCAGGAGGCGCAAGCGTTGAGTGGGGAAATGAAGTGAGACTGCAAGTTCTGGGGGAACCAGATCAGCTCTCATAACACTATTGAGCAACGCTAGAAACTAGCGTGTAGTGATCTTGGGCTGCGGCCAAATCGAGGATGCGATCTCACAGTAGGGATGACTTAGAATGCGATCACAGAGGGGAGAAGCGATTGAGAGTGCGATCTGGTGAGCGCAGGTGTAGTCCAGAACGGCCTGCTAGATTAGGGCCTGAGTGTTGATATCGAGCATGGCCGTCATTTCATCGACGATCTGGTAGCGGGTCTGGGGGCCGACGGTGCGTGCGATCGCAAGTAGGGTTAATTCAGACTGCGATCGCACCCTTGCTTACCTTCAGCAGGTCCAACGCTTCACCCTCACTAGGGGGCCGCTGAGGCCGGAGTTGAGGCTTGGGGAACTGCGGGCTTGGGAGCGTGGAGGTCAATAATTGTGGCAGCGGGGAGCAGGGGGCGGGGTGATGCTGGCTTTTAGGCTATCCCAGTTCCCCTTGTCTTTGCAGCGCTGGATGTTGCGGCGGGCTACTTCGAACTGCCGCGCCATGTTGCTGGTAATGATGTCCTGCATGAAGAAGGCTTTAGCTTGTTCTCTTTTGCGATCGCTCTCGCTTGCCATGCCTGTGCTCCATCTGTGTTACAGACAGAATTCCTACAGGGCAAGGCTTTCAGGGCGCAATGTCACAGATCGGATCGCAGGGGGCAAATCTGCAAGCGATTGCGGAAAAGGCGGCGCGGCTACCAGTGCTACATCACAAAACCCCGCCGAGGAAGCGGCGGGGCGAGAGTACTGGTAGAGCTATAACTTATTTCTTTTTACCGCCCTTGGCCTTGCCTGAGCCTGCAGTTTCCAGTTCGGGCTTCTTGGGTGCCACCTTCTCCTTAAACAGCTTGCCAGCACTGAAGGCTGGGGTGGTGGTGGCTGGGATCTGCATAGCCTCCCCGGTCTTGGGGTTGCGGCCTTCCCGCTCGGCGCGGGCACGGGGCTCAAACGTTCCAAAGCCCACTAGGGTGACCTTTTCACCGCTAGCAACGGCTTCCATGATGGACTCCACGATAGCTGTGATGACAGCATCGGCCTCCTTCTTGCTCACTGATGCGCTCTCAGCAACCTTATCAATCAACTCGCCTTTATTCATGGGTCAACGGTCAACGACCGAATGAGGGTTTCAGCCGTTTTAACACGAGAGGTCAGGGGTTTCAAGCTTTTGCAACAAAAAGCCTGCTGGATGAGGTCCAGGGCGGGGTTTGAAGTTCCTTTGGCCTAGCTCAACAAGTTCATCATTACCTCTGGAGCTGCACCAGTTCAAGCCGGTTCCTTAGAGGCTGTGTTAGGGATCTGTAAGTGGGTGAAGCGGGCGGTTGAGATCGCACAGTCCGTGGTGATGGCAGTTGCGATCGCAAGTAGGGATAACTCAGAGTGCGCTTTCAAAGGGCCTGAGAGCTAGGGCAAGTTCAGTCTGTAGTTCCTCAGAGGCGGTGTAGGTGCTTGATAACTTTAATTGGCACCATCTCAGCCCTACGATTTCAACAGCCATTGCCGCATCCGACTTCAGCTACACATTGACCATCCTTACCTCTTTGGCACTACCAATTACCGAATTATTTCCTGTATTATTATTCTTTATTAAAGAAGAAATATTTATAGTTTTCTGTCAAGTATGTATTGGTAGGTAAGATTGAAAGGAATAGTTGATTTATAGCTTTTTCGATATTCCTAAGGTTAGATTTTTGGCTCCTTTCGATAGCAGGATTTGTCAAATTGTTTATTATCGAGTAAGAAGTCATTCTGCATTCTTCGAACGATTTGCTCATATTTAACACTGTTTCTAACCATGCCTAATCTAAACTCTCAACAAGAAAAAAGTCTTGCCGCTTTTATAGAAGCCCTTAGTCAGCAAGATGAATCCTTACCGCAAGGGTTACAGCAACAGCTCCATGCTATTGGTCAAAATTTAGATGCGCGGGCTATTGAAATTCCTGGAATAGCAGCTAGTCTTCCAAGTCTTAATCAGGCTTACCAGAACGCTTTAACTCATGTCCAAGAGAAGGACCAAGGAGCAACGCTTGTTTCCACAAATCAGGATGACAGTAGCAAACTACGAGATCGTGCTGTTCAAATTTTCACTGATTCAGATCCGGTTCAAGCTGCTCAGCACAGCCAGTTTAGGGGAATAGGGCAAATTGCCTCCAATCCGTTGAAACGCTTGTTTGGAGGATCTAGAAACGGCTGACCGGAAATGGGGTGGAGTCCAGATCTGATGGGTCAAGGAAAGGCTCTTACGATATGAAGTCTTAAGCCGCTTGAATTGATATTCATACAACCCCCTGTAAAGGATTAAGCAGTAGAGCAGGAACACAGGCCGCGCTCTGTAACCTCTCGCGCCCTCCAGGCAGACAAGCCCCACCCAGAAACCCACTCGCTGCAAACAGATGACTGTTGCGCTTCAAATCCTCAGAGCGATGGGGAAGTTGCGATCGCATACTCTTGAATTTGTAAGAGCTCAGCAGATCTTTCTCTCTACGGCTACAATTTTGCGACAGGACGGGAATTTTCTTAGGTAACAAAAGGGCACAACAGCACAAAACCGTTACCTACGAAAAACACGAGTGAGCAACCGTGTGACCCAAAGCACCCCCCACCGTGTGGCAGGGGTTGAAGGGTGAAGCCAGGCATCTACTCGTCGGGCTCGGCGGCCAACAGCTTGTTTAGGGCATCGTCGAGCTGCGGAAGTTTTATGCCACAACCAGAAAAGCGCAGATCGACTTGAACCAGGACAGCTAGATCGCAGCTTGGTAGCGTTCGTATGCTTCATCCCCAAAGCAGACAAACCTCACCTGCTCAAGGGCAGAGTTGCTCTCTAGGAAGGTCTTGACTTGTGCGATCGCAATCTCTGTCGCCCGCTCCAGCGGAAAACCATAGATCCCCGTACTGATCGCTGGAAAGGCAACGCTGGTGAGAGAATGCTCAACTGCTAAAGCCAAACTATTGTGGTAGCACTGAGCCAGTAGCTCATCTTCGTTGTGCTGCCCGCCCTGCCACACGGGCCCCACCGTATGAATTACCCATTTGGCCGGAAGGTTGTAGCCTCGCGTAATCTTGGCCTGCCCGGTTGAGCAACCCCCTAGAGTTCTGCACTCAGCCAACAACCCTGGGCCAGCAGCTCGGTGGATTGCCCCATCTACCCCGCCTCCCCCTAGCAACGATTCATTCGCTGCATTCACGATGGCATCCACTTTTTGACGGGTGATGTCACCCTGGACAACTTGAACCCGCCCTTGCCAATTTGAAGTCACTGTTCTCACCTCAGATGCGATCGCTGCTAAACGGTTCAGAGTTGTCAGAATGTGGCGTTCTCAATCAGCCCAGCTAAGTGTCCGCTAGAGAAACGCTCAGCTCGAGCATAAGTTGTTATCAGCTTCTGCAGCATTTCTAAGTGTACAGTGACTTTTTATTTGTCGCGGAGACACATGAGTATCATTAAGGCAGCAAAGCTAAAGCCAGCTTGCTTTTTCTGCCTCAAATCAGGTTGACAATGCTGACAGTTGGATGATGAGCCACTAAGCCAATTCTCTGTAATTTGCAATAAAGAAGGTTGCGTTCAACGACCCGAATTTGTCTCGATGTCACTTAATCTGGCACTGTACAGCAGTCCAGTCAACTTCATGGTCAACGTGCTCTGTGGCTTGATCGCCTATTGCCACCAACTCAAAAAGCCTGCTCTCAATCTGGACTTCGCCTTACCACAAGCCGCTTAAACGAACTGAGTCTACTCAACTGCATCCATATCTGCCCAATAGGTCCAGGGACAGAGCCTTTTTCCCAATGGCGTGTAACAATCGCAAACAGTGCACTCAACAAGCTCATGACTACAGGCGTTTGGATACTCGGCGATCAGCTCTGGGCAGGGCAGTCAGCATTGCAAAGCTGCTTCCCCAACCCGGCTCCCGTCATCTTCATCGAGTCGCTGCAGCACGCTCAAAAAAGGCCCTACCACCTGCAAAAGCTGGTGCTGGTCTGGTCGGCAATGCGCCACTTTGCAGGCGAGCTGCGCCAAGCCGGATGGGCCGTCACCTACACCCAGGCCGACGACTTTCGAGCGCCCCTCTTGAAGTGGATCGAGCAAAACCACATCAGCGAACTGCGGGTAATGACCCCCACCGACCGCCCCTTCACCCAGCTGATCCAAAGCCTCGATCTGCCCTGTGTCGTTACCTTCACCCCCAACAACCGCTTCATCTGGCAAGACCAGGCGTTTATCGACTGGGCCAAGTCGCGCCGCCGCCTGCTGATGGAAGACTTTTACCGCGAAGGGCGCAGGCGCTTCAATGTGCTGATGGAGGGCGAAAACCCCGTCGGCAACCGCTGGAACTTCGACCGCGAAAACCGCAAACCCGCGAAAGGTAAACTTACCCTGCCTGAAGCCCTCTGGTTCGAGCCTGACGAGATCACGCGCGAAGTAATTGACTGGGTTAAACAGTCCCCCGCCTTCAAAGACAGCCAGGAGTACTGGCAGGTCGAACCCTTTCGCTGGGGCGTCACCCGCGCCCAGGCCCTGCAGGTGCTCGCCTTTTTCATCCAAACCCGCCTGGCGGGCTTTGGTCCCTACCAAGATGCTATGGTCACGGGCCAGCAAACGATGTGGCACGCCATGCTCTCGCCGTATCTTAACCTGGGCCTGCTGCACCCCCTCGAAGTTGTGCAGGTTGCCGAGCGCGCTTACCGCGAAGACCCCGCCTGCTGGCAGCTCAACAGCATCGAAGGCTTTGTGCGGCAAGTCTTGGGCTGGCGCGAGTACATGCACGGCATCTACCTCTACATGAGCGAAGACTACCCCGAGCGAAACTGGTTCAACCACACCCATCCCCTGCCCGACTTTTACTGGACAGGCGACACCGAAATGAACTGCCTGCATCACGTTCTCCAGCAGGTCAAAGAAACCGGGTACGCCCACCACATTCAGCGGCTCATGGTGCTCAACAACTTTGCCCTGATCACAGGAATCTCCCCCCAGGAACTGCAAGACTGGTTCCACGCTGCCTTTATCGACGGCTACGACTGGGTGATGCAGGCCAACGTGATTGGCATGGGGCAATACGCCGATGGCGGCCTGATAGCCTCCAAGCCCTACGCTGCCTCGGCCAACTACATCAACACTATGAGCAACTACTGCAAGGGCTGCCCCTACAACCCCAAAGACCGCACTAGTGAAAAAGCCTGTCCCTTTAACCTGATGTACTGGGACTTTTTGGCCCGCCACTACGAAAAGCTCCAGCCCAACCCGCGCATGCGCCAAATCCTGCGAAACCTGGAGCGCATTCCCACTGACGAACTCCAGCACATTCGCCAAAAAGCCGCTGACTGGCGCACTCAGCACGCCCACACTGAGCACCCCCTGCCCGACACGCCCAAGCCGCAA
Proteins encoded:
- a CDS encoding EAL domain-containing protein — translated: MIELPGYCLLDKLHLGTKSLVYRGERISDGQAVAVKVLRSERPTLDELMQFRNQFEIARRLKFPSIVQPYELLSYRQSYALVLEDFRGISLKQWLDQHRAAGNPGLSLMEFLEIAEQIADILQLLNDHGIIHKDIKPSNLLIHPKTRQVKLTDFSLASHLPREAAPSQRCGTLEGTLAYISPEQTGRINRAVDYRTDYYSLGVTLYELLTGQRPFTADTPMGLLYCHIAKSPPPIQSIQPSVPEGIAALVNKLMAKNPEDRYQSAVGLRHDLECCRIQLEQTGKVALFPIGRRDRSSRFLIPEKLYGREWEVAAVLAAFERVSGVGAAGGEIMLVAGHSGVGKTAVVNEVQKPIVRQRGYFVRGKFDQLKRNIPFSGFLMALRELIRHLLSEPEARLQEWRVNILRALGTNGQLLIDVIPELEQIIGSQPAPVELSAQAAQHRFNLLFQNFIQVFAALQHPLVVFLDDLQWADLVSLQLMNLLVGDLQCPYLLLIGAYRNNEVAPAHPLTLTLETLRQSGATINTITLEPLSAQSLSQLVADALVCPVPLAQPLADLVYQKTGGNPFFATQFLQTLHQDGTIIFDPTQGAWQCKMAQARLAALGEDVVTFMAQQLQKLVPTTQAILKLAACIGNPFSLGTLALASEQPETEVAIALWSALELGLVLPQSGVYTFFPETEDSLGQPLPPLDTSELSYRFLHDRIQQAAYSLISAGQRPQIHLTIGQLLLHKLSLAQREEQLFAIVNHLNEGQALLTAASEREQLAQLNLQAGRKAKAATAYQAAVDYLRQGIALLAADPWQHQYDLALALYQDITEAAYLCANFDQMQQWATITTCHARTLLDQVSIYEVRLLADRAQGNYLAAVHTGLEVLRALEVDLSAQPSPAQVQQALAETRQLWAGQDPLSLLALPEMEDAQRLAAMQIMTKLTAPAYRALPALMPLLMARQVEFSLRFGNSSVSIFSYAGYGMALCSMGDIEAGYGFGQLALGLLEQLQATAGKSRAGYLVHNFISHWRDPVRSTLPAFVKAYQSGLETGDLECVVLNAQAYGHYAYFAGHALKDLATELAAYHQTLRQLKQVSLKCLEIVQQAVLNLLGEGETPWRLSGSVYEAETSVQFHQEHCDRTSLFHYHFNQTVLYYLFGQLEQAAKESDQVATYLDGGRAQFPIALYSFYDALIQLALYNQAPLSEQTVRWQRIQQQQEKLAYWAREAPSNHRHRWQLVEAETARVEGRYLDAMTAYDTAIDTAKANGFIQDEGLANELAARFYLIWGRAKLAQPYLQAAYYSYAHWGAQAKTQQLESLYPEPLQGVLSTLPPSLGVLNPSDDVSSHTSNTAALDLAAVIEASQAISQELQSDQLIVILMQLVLENAGAERGALVLRQADQLTVVAQCLNGKTVQVNLVPLQNSRNLPISLIRFVYRTTAPLVIDDMRVEPRFAADPYLRQHSLKSVLGLPLIHKKHAIGVLYLENNLTTGAFTADRIHILEILCTQAAISFENANLYQDLQLSNQNLTQSLTSLQKLQLQLFQANEKLQHDALYDGLTNLPNRSCFMKLLNHTIQSGSHSPNQLYAVLFTDLDRFKNINDSLGHLIGDEFLKLASQRLQSCVRSTDIVARFGGDEFAILLEDLLHPDDAIELAQRIQEQFSQPFKVDDYEVFSTASTGITYSTLNYQIATHVLRDADIALYQAKAKGRNQYVVFDPAMQTQVANRLQIENDLRRAIDAQEFCLYYQPIVSLATGQVRGFEALVRWQHPSRGLVSPLEFIPVAEETGLINAIGWWVVEEACQQLVRWLELTSHAIPLTMNVNLSAMQLKQTELAERLESVLQATQIPKECLKLEITESCILETFTSEAQSLKRLKALGVGLCIDDFGTGYSSLGRLHEFPIDTLKIDRSFVKRLNQSSPETVQMILTLAHSLDMDVVAEGIETEAELDVLKGLGCEFGQGYWFSPPLNAEQGNQWLRLK
- a CDS encoding HU family DNA-binding protein yields the protein MNKGELIDKVAESASVSKKEADAVITAIVESIMEAVASGEKVTLVGFGTFEPRARAEREGRNPKTGEAMQIPATTTPAFSAGKLFKEKVAPKKPELETAGSGKAKGGKKK
- a CDS encoding O-acetyl-ADP-ribose deacetylase, with the protein product MTSNWQGRVQVVQGDITRQKVDAIVNAANESLLGGGGVDGAIHRAAGPGLLAECRTLGGCSTGQAKITRGYNLPAKWVIHTVGPVWQGGQHNEDELLAQCYHNSLALAVEHSLTSVAFPAISTGIYGFPLERATEIAIAQVKTFLESNSALEQVRFVCFGDEAYERYQAAI
- a CDS encoding DUF6508 domain-containing protein is translated as MLQKLITTYARAERFSSGHLAGLIENATF
- a CDS encoding cryptochrome/photolyase family protein, whose translation is MTTGVWILGDQLWAGQSALQSCFPNPAPVIFIESLQHAQKRPYHLQKLVLVWSAMRHFAGELRQAGWAVTYTQADDFRAPLLKWIEQNHISELRVMTPTDRPFTQLIQSLDLPCVVTFTPNNRFIWQDQAFIDWAKSRRRLLMEDFYREGRRRFNVLMEGENPVGNRWNFDRENRKPAKGKLTLPEALWFEPDEITREVIDWVKQSPAFKDSQEYWQVEPFRWGVTRAQALQVLAFFIQTRLAGFGPYQDAMVTGQQTMWHAMLSPYLNLGLLHPLEVVQVAERAYREDPACWQLNSIEGFVRQVLGWREYMHGIYLYMSEDYPERNWFNHTHPLPDFYWTGDTEMNCLHHVLQQVKETGYAHHIQRLMVLNNFALITGISPQELQDWFHAAFIDGYDWVMQANVIGMGQYADGGLIASKPYAASANYINTMSNYCKGCPYNPKDRTSEKACPFNLMYWDFLARHYEKLQPNPRMRQILRNLERIPTDELQHIRQKAADWRTQHAHTEHPLPDTPKPQKAQALSGEMK